CGTCTCGCCGCCGGCCGACTCGCGGGCCTTCGTAAAGAACGGGCCCGCCCGGCGCGGCTGCTCATCGAAGAAGAGCATCACGCCCATCAGAAAATACAGATCGGCCGATGGTTCCACGGTCGCCGTTTGCGCGAGGGCTTCCAGATGCGCGGTCCGTGCGAGCTTGTTGTCGCCGTAGAGCGCGGAGTATTTGAAGTCGCCGTCGAGATACGTCGTCGAGATTCGCAAACCGGATTTGATCCCCTCGACCGCGGCCTCGAAACGCTGCTGCGCTACGGCGATCGCCGCTTGATGGAAGTAAGGATCGGCGACATCGGGAGCGGCGCGAATCGCTTCCCGATAAGCCGTCGCGGCGCTGCCGAGCTGTTGCTTGCGAAACCAATCGTCGCCGATCGCGAGCTGCTTCTTCGCGCGCTCGCGGGCCGCTAGGTTCGACGGCGCGACATGCGCCTTCGGCACCTGCGCGCCGGGTGCCAGAACGCCGAACCCGCCTTCGCCCGGCGGCGGCGGAGCGTTCACCGCCGGCGCGTTGTAGCCGACGGGAGCGGCGAGCGATTGATCGAGGCCGAAGAAGCGTTGCACTGCGCCGGGCCCGTAGATCGTCTCCGCCGGAATGACGAGCGGCGGCAACGCGAAGCCGCGGAGATTGGGACCGCCGAAGTAGCCGTAAGGGGTGTAGCCGAAACCGTAACCGCCCGGCGCATAGCCGACGATCGGTCCTCCATAATACGAGCCGCCGTAATAGGCGCTGCCGTACGAGCCGGCCCACGGCGAACCGAAGCCGTAGCCGTAAGGCGAAACGACCCCGACGCTCAGCCCCGGCCCGCCGACGTAGACTTGCGCCTGCGCGCTGCCGCCGCCGGCCGGCGCCATGATCGCGGCGGCGACGATTGCGACCGAGACGACTCTGGAACCACTCTGCGACATCATGTTTCGACCCTTCGCCAAGGGAACGAAGAAAGAATCCCCACCGGTTATTAGAGTTGCCGCGGAAAAAGACGGCAAGCAATTTCGCTTTGCGAAGCCGGCCCCTCGATTTGGGCTCGTAGGTCTGGGCCCGTCAGCCCATACTCGCCAAGCCGAGCACTTTGCGCAGCGCCGTCACGGCGATCTCGCCGAACTGACGCGGAGGAATCTCCCAAATCTGCGGGTTCATCGTCTCGACCGACACCGCGCCGCGATAGTCGATCGCCTTGAGATGGTCGACGATCGGCTGGAGCTGAAAGTCGCCGTCGCCGGGCAAGATGCGATCGCCGTCGCTCGCCAATTCGCGCGGCGTGCCGACGAGATCGCAAAACTGCACATGGAACAGATTGTCAGGCGTAAGATACGCTAAGTCTTCGGCCTTGCTCGGCCCGGCGTAGTAGTGAAACGCGTCGAGGCAGATTCCTAAGTGGGGCGACCCGACTTCGCCGACCAGCGCCGCGGCGGTTTGCAGGTTGTTGCCGAACGTCGCCGAGGCTTGGAACTCGAGAGCCACGCGCATTCCGGCCCGTCCCGCCGACTGCGCGGCTTGCGTCAGCGAAACCTGCACGCGGTCGAGATCGGTCTGCGTGAGGGGGCCGTGAATATCGCCGGCGACGACGAGCGTGCCGACGCCGAGCTCGGCGAGCAGCGCCAACCGGCGCTCGAAGTGGGCCCAATGCTCGCGCCGCGCATCGCCTTGGCTATTCAACAGCCCTCCTTGAAACGACGCGACCGGCGCTAAGATCGAGTGTTCGGCCAGCAGCGCTTTCAAATCGGCGACGGAGCGGGTCTCCAACCAGCCTTCGACCTTGCCGAGCCAAAGCTCCACGGCCGGACAATGCCCGGCGGCATAGTCTTCGATGTCCTTCTCTAAGGACGCATGGAGCGTACAGATTTGGCTGATGCAGGGGAGCATAGGAAACGCAAAATGCAGAAGGCAAAATGCAAAATGGTCGGAAGAAAGAGCTACTCTCCTCCGTACTTTTGCATTTTGCGTTTTGACTTCTTACTTTTGCTCCGGCGTCAAAAGATTCGTCAACTCGTTCACGCACTCATCCGCTCGCACGCGCCATTGCTTCAGCGTGTCGCGGTCGCGGAAGGTGACCGTGCCGTCGGTGAGCGTTTGCCCGTCGACCGTGATGCAGTACGGCGTGCCGACTTCGTCTTGCCGGGCATAGCGCCGGCCGACCGCGGCGTTTTGATCGTAGAACACGTTGAACCGCTTCTTTAGATCGCGGTAGATCTTCTGAGCCGCCTCGGGCATGCCGTCTTTCTTCACCAGCGGAAACACGGCCGCTTTGATCGGCGCGAGCCTTGGATGGAGCTTGAGGAACACCCGCTCGCGC
This portion of the Planctomycetia bacterium genome encodes:
- a CDS encoding sugar phosphate isomerase/epimerase, giving the protein MLPCISQICTLHASLEKDIEDYAAGHCPAVELWLGKVEGWLETRSVADLKALLAEHSILAPVASFQGGLLNSQGDARREHWAHFERRLALLAELGVGTLVVAGDIHGPLTQTDLDRVQVSLTQAAQSAGRAGMRVALEFQASATFGNNLQTAAALVGEVGSPHLGICLDAFHYYAGPSKAEDLAYLTPDNLFHVQFCDLVGTPRELASDGDRILPGDGDFQLQPIVDHLKAIDYRGAVSVETMNPQIWEIPPRQFGEIAVTALRKVLGLASMG